A window of Natrinema versiforme contains these coding sequences:
- a CDS encoding ABC transporter ATP-binding protein — protein MAGLELDDVTKVYQDGEASVVAVEDVSVEVPDGDFLVLVGPSGCGKSTTLRMIAGLEEVTDGDVKLGERTVNDVSAQDRDIAMVFQSYALYPHKSVRENMSFGLEESTDLSSAEISETVEETAALMGIDDLLDRKPGELSGGQQQRVALGRAIVRDPDVFLMDEPLSNLDAKLRAEMRTELQHLQEQLGVTTVYVTHDQTEAMTMGDRIAVLDQGELQQVGTPLECYHEPNNLFVAGFIGEPSMNFFDGTLEGDALVTDDFEYPLSAERDADLEDGTDLVLGIRPEDIRISDRGTGDRGFEADVSVVEPMGNENIVHLRFDGATAAEEFIATTEGVPTVSGGDRVTVEFPEEAIHLFDAESGVAVKNRRLAFTGTADGVLP, from the coding sequence ATGGCGGGCTTAGAACTCGACGACGTAACCAAGGTGTATCAGGACGGAGAGGCGAGTGTCGTTGCGGTCGAAGACGTCTCGGTCGAGGTTCCCGACGGGGACTTTCTGGTCCTCGTCGGCCCGTCGGGCTGTGGGAAATCGACGACGCTGCGGATGATCGCCGGCCTCGAGGAGGTCACCGACGGCGATGTCAAACTCGGCGAGCGGACGGTCAACGACGTGTCGGCACAGGACCGCGATATCGCGATGGTCTTTCAGTCGTACGCGCTGTATCCCCACAAGTCCGTTCGCGAGAACATGTCCTTCGGACTCGAGGAGTCGACGGATCTCTCGAGTGCGGAGATCTCCGAGACGGTCGAGGAGACGGCGGCGCTGATGGGTATCGACGACTTGCTGGATCGCAAACCCGGCGAACTCTCGGGCGGCCAGCAACAGCGGGTCGCACTCGGACGGGCCATCGTCCGCGATCCCGACGTGTTCCTGATGGACGAGCCGCTCTCGAACCTCGACGCGAAGTTGCGCGCCGAGATGCGCACCGAACTCCAGCACCTCCAAGAACAACTCGGCGTGACCACGGTCTACGTCACCCACGATCAGACGGAGGCGATGACGATGGGCGACCGGATCGCCGTACTGGATCAGGGGGAACTCCAGCAGGTCGGCACGCCCCTCGAATGCTATCACGAGCCGAACAACCTGTTCGTCGCGGGCTTTATCGGCGAGCCGTCGATGAACTTCTTCGACGGCACTCTCGAGGGAGACGCGTTGGTGACCGACGACTTCGAGTATCCGTTGTCCGCGGAACGAGACGCGGACCTCGAGGACGGAACCGACCTCGTGCTCGGGATTCGGCCGGAGGATATCCGGATCAGCGACCGAGGGACCGGAGACCGTGGATTCGAGGCGGACGTCTCGGTCGTCGAGCCGATGGGCAACGAGAACATCGTCCATCTTCGGTTCGACGGTGCGACGGCGGCCGAGGAGTTCATCGCGACGACCGAGGGCGTGCCGACGGTCAGCGGCGGTGATCGAGTCACCGTCGAATTCCCCGAGGAGGCGATCCATCTCTTCGACGCCGAGAGCGGAGTGGCGGTCAAGAACCGCCGACTGGCGTTTACCGGAACGGCCGACGGCGTCCTCCCGTAG
- a CDS encoding mandelate racemase/muconate lactonizing enzyme family protein, protein MSMDYRQLSDPNAEYTMRDLSAETMGVSNSRGPRDVEITDVQTTIVDGNYPWTLVRVYTDAGLVGNGESYWGAGEREIIERMAPFLEGENPLDIDRLYEHLVQKLSGEGSIAGKAISAISGIELALHDVAGKILEVPAYQLIGGKYRDEMRMYCDCHTEDEADPDACADEAERVVEELGYDALKFDLDVPSGHEKDRANRHLRGPEIEHKAEIVEKVTERVGDRADVAFDCHWSFSSGSAHRLADRLEEYDIWWLEDPIPPENHDVQAEVTKRTSTPITVGENVYRNHGNRRLFEEQAVDIVAPDVPRVGGMRETRKIADLADMYYVPVAMHNVSSPIGTMASIHVGASISNSLAVEYHSYELGWWSDLVEEDIIEDGYAEVPEKPGLGITLDLDAVEEHLADGAEMFDEA, encoded by the coding sequence CTGTCGATGGATTACAGACAGCTATCCGACCCGAACGCAGAGTATACGATGCGGGACCTCTCCGCGGAGACGATGGGGGTTTCCAACTCCCGCGGGCCGCGCGACGTCGAGATCACGGACGTACAGACGACTATCGTCGACGGGAACTATCCGTGGACGCTGGTCCGGGTCTACACCGACGCCGGGCTCGTCGGCAACGGCGAGTCCTACTGGGGTGCCGGCGAACGCGAGATCATCGAGCGGATGGCCCCGTTCCTCGAGGGCGAGAACCCCCTCGACATCGATCGCCTCTACGAACACCTCGTCCAGAAGCTCTCCGGCGAGGGATCGATCGCCGGGAAAGCAATCTCCGCGATTTCGGGGATCGAACTCGCGCTGCACGACGTCGCCGGGAAAATCCTCGAGGTGCCGGCCTACCAGCTCATCGGCGGCAAGTACCGCGACGAGATGCGGATGTACTGTGACTGCCACACCGAGGACGAAGCGGATCCCGACGCCTGCGCCGACGAGGCCGAACGCGTCGTCGAGGAGCTGGGCTACGACGCCCTGAAGTTCGACCTCGACGTCCCCTCGGGCCACGAGAAGGACCGCGCGAACCGTCACCTGCGCGGTCCCGAGATCGAACACAAGGCCGAGATCGTCGAGAAGGTCACCGAGCGCGTCGGCGACCGCGCCGACGTCGCCTTCGACTGTCACTGGTCGTTCAGTTCCGGCAGCGCACACCGACTCGCCGACCGCTTAGAGGAGTACGACATCTGGTGGCTCGAGGACCCGATCCCGCCGGAGAACCACGACGTACAGGCGGAGGTCACCAAGCGGACCTCGACGCCGATCACGGTCGGCGAGAACGTCTACCGGAACCACGGCAACCGCCGGCTGTTCGAGGAGCAGGCCGTCGATATCGTCGCGCCCGACGTCCCCCGCGTCGGCGGCATGCGCGAGACGCGGAAGATCGCCGACCTCGCGGACATGTACTACGTCCCGGTCGCGATGCACAACGTCTCCTCGCCGATCGGCACCATGGCCAGCATCCACGTCGGGGCGTCCATCTCGAACTCGCTCGCCGTGGAGTACCACTCCTACGAACTCGGCTGGTGGTCGGACCTCGTCGAGGAGGACATCATCGAGGACGGGTACGCCGAAGTGCCGGAGAAGCCGGGTCTCGGGATCACGCTCGATCTCGACGCCGTCGAGGAGCATCTGGCCGACGGTGCCGAGATGTTCGATGAAGCGTAG
- a CDS encoding ABC transporter substrate-binding protein has product MDRRTYLTGIAASGALGMAGCLGGSGSDEFEVLHGWTGGDGKEAIDALTSGFADDNSDISQDNFQAVGGDGNVDLNATILRRLTNQNVMSAFANWPGKNLERYRDSLMDLEEDVWEAEGYKDVMQDRVIDYCEFNDKMPVVPIGSHRMNNLFYNTSVFEEAGVDAESLSSVSDLMDALEQIDQETDVTPFSHAMVAPFTGLQTWAQILTSQSGVEAYMDFINGDGDRDAMIEAFDVLQEIRENYIPGDASSIGYTEAGQKIIGDLDTDQPPEAACIHGGNWLYGMFRADDSFNFGEEWDWIPFPGTEGVYFYHVDSFVTPASNPTEEQTIEWQKYVGTKEAQIAFNNPKGSVPLRTDIDPNELTDFLAMTYEHLTDSESYPPTIAHGLAVEPEILDECKSVIGNNFQNPYDAEAAADGLLDAVSQ; this is encoded by the coding sequence ATGGATAGGCGAACGTATCTCACGGGGATCGCAGCGAGCGGTGCTCTGGGCATGGCTGGGTGTCTCGGTGGGTCCGGCTCGGACGAGTTCGAAGTCCTGCACGGCTGGACGGGGGGTGACGGCAAGGAAGCGATCGATGCGCTTACCAGCGGGTTCGCGGACGACAACTCGGATATCAGTCAGGACAACTTTCAGGCCGTCGGTGGGGACGGCAACGTCGACCTGAACGCGACCATCCTGCGTCGGTTGACGAACCAGAACGTGATGAGCGCCTTCGCCAACTGGCCGGGCAAAAACCTGGAGCGTTACCGGGACAGTCTGATGGACCTCGAGGAGGACGTCTGGGAGGCCGAAGGCTACAAGGATGTCATGCAGGATCGCGTTATCGATTACTGCGAGTTCAACGATAAGATGCCGGTGGTGCCGATCGGCTCCCACCGAATGAACAACCTGTTCTACAATACGTCCGTCTTCGAGGAAGCGGGCGTCGACGCTGAGAGTCTCAGTAGCGTCTCCGATCTCATGGACGCGCTCGAGCAGATCGATCAGGAAACCGATGTCACGCCGTTTTCGCACGCGATGGTGGCGCCGTTTACCGGGCTCCAGACGTGGGCACAGATCCTGACGAGTCAGAGCGGCGTCGAGGCGTACATGGACTTCATCAACGGCGACGGCGACCGGGACGCGATGATCGAGGCGTTCGACGTCCTCCAGGAGATCCGGGAGAACTACATTCCGGGAGACGCCTCCTCGATCGGCTACACGGAGGCCGGACAGAAGATCATCGGCGATCTCGATACCGACCAGCCGCCGGAAGCGGCGTGTATCCACGGCGGCAATTGGCTGTACGGGATGTTCCGTGCCGACGACAGCTTCAACTTCGGCGAGGAGTGGGACTGGATTCCGTTCCCCGGAACCGAGGGCGTGTACTTCTACCACGTCGACTCCTTCGTCACACCGGCCAGCAACCCGACCGAGGAACAGACGATCGAGTGGCAGAAGTACGTCGGAACGAAGGAAGCCCAGATCGCGTTCAACAACCCCAAGGGTTCGGTGCCGCTCCGAACCGACATCGACCCGAACGAACTGACGGACTTCCTCGCGATGACCTACGAGCATCTGACCGACTCCGAGTCGTATCCGCCGACGATCGCCCACGGCCTCGCCGTCGAACCCGAGATCCTCGACGAGTGTAAGAGCGTGATCGGGAATAATTTCCAGAACCCGTACGACGCCGAAGCAGCGGCGGACGGACTGCTCGACGCGGTCTCTCAGTAA
- a CDS encoding fumarylacetoacetate hydrolase family protein has product MRYQRLSTGDQYRLIAVDDETAYDLTAVKPRLDSFGDLAAAADIADVGVDELASEIADEAPTVSPDSLPDGTLPVVPEEVWAAGVTYEISEEAREEESGMPEMYLHAYEADRPEIFFKATASRTVGPGEAVGIRADSTWDVPEPELGIVLYDGSIVGYTIGNDMSSRSIEGENPLYLPQAKMYERCCSIGPCVASADDVGDPHELTMSMSISRDGEVLYDDETSIGNMARSCEELVEHWRDHDVVPELGVLLTGTSLVPDDGFTLHPDDEVRIEIDEIGELSNPVIEV; this is encoded by the coding sequence ATGCGGTATCAGCGCCTCTCGACTGGCGACCAGTATAGACTAATCGCTGTCGACGACGAGACAGCGTACGATCTGACGGCCGTCAAACCGCGGCTGGACAGCTTCGGGGACCTTGCGGCGGCGGCGGATATCGCGGATGTCGGCGTCGACGAGTTGGCGAGCGAGATTGCAGACGAGGCACCGACGGTCTCTCCTGACTCGCTTCCAGACGGAACGCTACCGGTCGTGCCCGAGGAGGTCTGGGCGGCGGGTGTCACCTACGAAATCAGCGAGGAGGCCCGGGAGGAAGAGAGCGGGATGCCGGAGATGTACCTGCACGCCTACGAGGCCGACCGGCCGGAGATCTTCTTCAAAGCGACGGCGAGCCGAACTGTCGGTCCCGGCGAGGCCGTCGGGATCCGCGCGGACTCCACGTGGGACGTACCCGAGCCGGAACTCGGAATCGTCCTCTACGACGGATCGATCGTCGGCTACACGATCGGCAACGACATGAGCAGCCGCTCGATCGAGGGCGAGAACCCGCTGTACCTGCCGCAGGCGAAGATGTATGAGCGCTGCTGTTCGATCGGCCCCTGCGTCGCCTCCGCCGACGACGTCGGCGATCCCCACGAACTGACGATGTCGATGTCGATCTCCCGCGACGGCGAGGTGCTCTACGACGACGAAACGTCGATCGGCAATATGGCTCGCAGTTGCGAGGAACTGGTCGAACACTGGCGGGACCACGACGTCGTTCCCGAACTCGGTGTCTTGCTGACCGGCACGTCGCTCGTCCCGGACGACGGCTTTACGCTCCACCCCGACGACGAGGTTCGCATCGAAATCGACGAGATCGGGGAACTCTCGAATCCGGTTATCGAAGTCTGA
- a CDS encoding GntP family permease, with protein MFNSTVLQLGGQAPLVSLVAGIVAIVLLLVVFDLPAFISLVIAGFTVGIVAPEVAFATVPGEFASAFGDNMAGIGIPILMAAIIGKAMVESGAANRIVRGFTSVFGDENTELSLFSSSFVMSIPVFFDNVFYLLAPLARSARSRIGKNYTLYIVAVGAAGVVTHGFVPPTPGPLLAVEEFDANLGSTIMIGVLVGVPTALVSGLGYGYWINRRLDIPLRDSMGTTVEELEAQNQVPTSSLPGMVESLLPILLAVLLVTADTTAQTLFGEDAAIRDITGFFGDPNLALTAAALAAALTYYRMSDLDSEAFSDELTDALKSGGNIAAITAAGGAFGAMLQAAGAGMYIADSLEGIGLGLLVTAWVIAAGVRVVQGSATVAIVTTAGIMAPLASGLDVNVAYLVMAIGAGASFCSWYNDSGFWIVKEIGGLTQGETLKTWTVATTLIGITGLLSTLIFSTILPFA; from the coding sequence ATGTTCAATAGCACAGTATTGCAGTTGGGAGGGCAAGCGCCCCTCGTCTCGCTCGTCGCAGGTATCGTGGCAATCGTCCTACTGCTCGTCGTGTTCGACTTACCGGCGTTTATCTCGCTCGTTATCGCGGGATTTACCGTCGGGATCGTCGCACCGGAGGTCGCCTTCGCCACCGTCCCCGGCGAGTTCGCGTCGGCGTTCGGTGACAATATGGCCGGGATCGGTATTCCGATCCTGATGGCCGCGATCATCGGAAAAGCGATGGTCGAAAGCGGCGCTGCGAACCGAATCGTCCGCGGGTTCACGAGCGTGTTCGGCGACGAGAACACGGAACTGTCGCTGTTCAGTAGCAGTTTCGTGATGTCGATTCCCGTGTTCTTCGACAACGTCTTCTACCTGCTCGCGCCGCTCGCGCGGTCCGCGCGGTCGCGAATCGGGAAGAACTACACCCTGTACATCGTCGCGGTCGGGGCCGCCGGTGTCGTCACGCACGGGTTCGTGCCGCCGACGCCCGGCCCGCTGCTCGCCGTCGAGGAGTTCGACGCCAATCTCGGCAGCACGATCATGATCGGCGTGCTCGTCGGCGTCCCGACAGCGCTCGTCTCGGGGCTCGGATACGGCTACTGGATCAACCGCCGGCTCGACATTCCGCTCCGCGATTCGATGGGCACGACGGTCGAAGAACTCGAGGCCCAAAATCAGGTCCCGACGAGTTCGCTTCCGGGTATGGTCGAGTCGCTGCTCCCGATCTTGCTCGCCGTGCTCCTCGTGACCGCGGACACGACGGCACAGACGCTCTTCGGCGAAGACGCGGCGATCAGGGACATCACCGGCTTCTTCGGCGACCCGAACCTCGCGCTCACGGCGGCCGCCCTCGCCGCGGCGCTGACCTACTACCGCATGAGCGACCTCGACAGCGAGGCGTTCTCCGACGAACTCACGGACGCGCTCAAAAGCGGCGGGAACATCGCCGCGATCACCGCGGCCGGCGGCGCGTTCGGTGCGATGTTGCAGGCAGCCGGTGCCGGGATGTACATCGCCGACAGCCTCGAAGGGATCGGCCTCGGACTGCTCGTGACGGCGTGGGTTATCGCCGCCGGCGTCCGCGTCGTCCAAGGATCGGCGACGGTCGCGATCGTCACCACTGCGGGGATCATGGCTCCGCTCGCGAGCGGCCTCGACGTCAACGTCGCCTACCTCGTCATGGCCATCGGCGCGGGCGCGTCGTTCTGCTCGTGGTACAACGACTCCGGCTTCTGGATCGTCAAGGAGATCGGCGGCCTCACGCAGGGCGAGACGCTCAAGACGTGGACGGTCGCGACGACCCTCATCGGGATCACGGGCCTGCTCAGCACGCTCATCTTCTCGACGATCCTCCCGTTCGCCTGA
- a CDS encoding carbohydrate ABC transporter permease, whose amino-acid sequence MATQETTESTTVPTEEVVDWQTKLRYFLNSDFVRSSPYWGIPFVLMGIAVYGGIGYNVLISLTDFSGISSPTYTDLDFEMYRTAFANEAFREAAINNLILLVAFTTVSLILGLFLAILLDHGIRYKDKIQTVYLLPMALSFVVTAQLWRWMYNQESGFLNVVVTGLGFEPIDWLGNPEIALASVIFALVWQFSGYAMVVYLAGLQSIPRDQFEAAKVDGASTLRTYLRIIVPQLKESSVSAAVVLMVFALKAFTFLYSLVGQYRPPNGTDILATLMVRQAFKFGKWAYSAAIATMLLLLALSVIAPYLVYQHRQGSL is encoded by the coding sequence ATGGCAACACAGGAAACGACAGAATCGACAACAGTACCGACCGAGGAGGTGGTGGACTGGCAAACAAAGCTCAGATATTTCCTGAACAGCGACTTCGTCCGGTCGTCGCCCTACTGGGGGATCCCGTTCGTCCTGATGGGAATCGCCGTGTACGGCGGCATCGGGTACAACGTCCTCATTTCCCTTACCGACTTCTCGGGGATCAGTTCGCCGACGTACACCGATCTCGACTTCGAGATGTACCGGACCGCGTTTGCAAACGAGGCGTTCCGTGAGGCCGCGATCAACAATCTCATCCTGCTCGTGGCCTTTACGACCGTCTCGCTGATCTTGGGCCTGTTCCTCGCGATCTTGCTGGATCACGGCATCAGGTACAAGGACAAGATACAGACCGTCTACCTGCTGCCGATGGCGCTTTCGTTCGTCGTCACGGCACAGCTCTGGCGCTGGATGTACAATCAGGAGAGCGGATTCCTCAACGTCGTCGTGACGGGACTCGGATTCGAACCGATCGACTGGCTGGGGAATCCGGAGATTGCCCTTGCATCGGTCATCTTCGCGCTAGTCTGGCAGTTCAGCGGGTACGCGATGGTGGTCTATCTGGCGGGGCTTCAGTCGATCCCGCGCGATCAGTTCGAAGCCGCGAAAGTCGACGGCGCGAGTACGCTTCGCACCTACCTGCGGATCATCGTGCCACAGCTAAAGGAATCGTCCGTCAGCGCCGCCGTCGTCCTGATGGTGTTCGCGCTCAAGGCGTTTACCTTCCTCTACTCGCTCGTGGGCCAGTACCGACCGCCGAACGGAACGGACATCCTCGCTACCCTGATGGTCCGTCAGGCGTTCAAATTCGGTAAGTGGGCGTACTCGGCCGCGATCGCGACGATGTTGCTCCTGTTAGCCCTGAGCGTCATCGCGCCGTATCTCGTCTACCAGCACCGACAGGGGAGCCTCTAA
- a CDS encoding carbohydrate ABC transporter permease yields the protein MSQASSDSNLDVVSLVENVNRRRIGQYALVIFFLGFFFIPLETGIMTALKTNEGVARSLPFAPPTGETFTLSNLQFALERLSRSFVNSLLMAIPATILNVLLASMAAYGLTMVSWRGQIGMLSLFLVGVFVPYQAVLVPLSRFWNNIFPLADLLEPTFAVIPLLQGYHSQLVPLIITHVAYGIPICTILFRSYYKGLPNSLVEAAKIDGASITKIYRRIVLPISKPMFGVVFIYQFTQIYNEFLFSFTLIAGSNADAAPVTLLLPAVGASTSGIDYGIRMSAAFLAALPTILLYVAFAEEFAKGLRTESG from the coding sequence ATGTCACAAGCAAGCTCCGATTCGAACCTCGATGTCGTGTCGCTCGTCGAGAACGTGAACCGCAGGCGGATCGGCCAGTACGCACTGGTCATCTTCTTCCTCGGATTCTTCTTCATTCCCCTCGAGACGGGGATCATGACGGCACTGAAGACCAACGAAGGCGTGGCGCGTTCGCTTCCGTTCGCACCGCCGACCGGAGAGACATTCACGCTGTCGAATCTCCAGTTCGCGCTCGAGCGCCTCTCGCGCTCGTTCGTGAACTCGCTGCTCATGGCCATTCCCGCGACGATCCTCAACGTGTTGCTCGCGAGCATGGCCGCCTACGGCTTGACGATGGTCAGCTGGCGCGGCCAGATCGGCATGCTGTCGCTGTTCCTCGTCGGCGTCTTCGTGCCGTATCAGGCCGTACTGGTGCCGCTGTCGCGATTCTGGAACAACATCTTCCCGCTTGCGGATCTGCTGGAGCCGACGTTCGCGGTGATTCCGCTGTTACAGGGATATCACTCGCAACTCGTTCCGCTAATAATCACCCACGTCGCGTACGGGATCCCGATCTGTACGATCCTCTTCCGATCGTACTACAAGGGCCTCCCGAACTCGCTGGTCGAAGCGGCGAAGATCGACGGGGCGAGCATCACGAAGATCTATCGGCGCATCGTCCTGCCGATCTCGAAGCCGATGTTCGGCGTGGTGTTCATCTACCAGTTCACCCAGATCTACAACGAGTTCCTGTTCTCGTTTACCCTCATCGCAGGGTCGAACGCCGACGCGGCACCGGTCACGCTGTTGTTGCCGGCAGTCGGCGCGTCGACCTCCGGGATCGACTACGGGATCCGGATGTCGGCGGCGTTCCTCGCAGCACTGCCGACCATCCTCCTGTACGTCGCGTTCGCCGAAGAGTTCGCCAAAGGACTGCGCACGGAGAGTGGATAA
- a CDS encoding ABC transporter ATP-binding protein, with product MGRIQLDHITKRFGDAVAVEDVTLDVEDSEFLVLVGPSGCGKSTTLRMIAGLETPTEGNLYIDGDHMNYRVPQNRDIAMVFQDYALYPHMTIRENVRFGLEEEEGYTPNEMDARVEEIAADLGIESLLDRKPGELSGGQQQRVALGRAIVRDPEVFLMDEPLANLDAKLRAQMRSELQNLQEDLDVTTVYVTHNQTEAMTMGDRIAVLNDGHLQQVGEPLELYHEPANQFVAGFIGEPMMNFLSGHRSESGFAGDYLEYPFDERLEAAVGDVEDLVLGIRPEAIDVRRAEDAAAERGDHEFSMTVTVAETHGNQNVVHLTHADATDEHDVLQAVTDGMHVVEPGDSVVVTLDPDSIHIFDGTSGDALRNRRLETERELTQV from the coding sequence ATGGGACGCATTCAACTCGATCACATCACGAAACGGTTCGGAGACGCGGTCGCCGTCGAGGATGTCACCCTCGACGTCGAAGACAGTGAGTTCCTCGTCCTCGTCGGCCCGTCGGGCTGTGGGAAATCGACGACGCTCCGGATGATCGCCGGCCTCGAGACGCCGACGGAGGGCAACCTCTACATCGACGGCGACCACATGAACTATCGCGTTCCCCAGAACCGGGACATCGCGATGGTGTTTCAGGATTACGCGCTCTATCCCCACATGACGATCCGGGAGAACGTCCGGTTCGGACTGGAAGAGGAGGAGGGCTACACCCCCAACGAGATGGACGCGCGCGTCGAGGAGATCGCCGCCGACCTCGGCATCGAGTCCCTCCTCGATCGCAAGCCCGGCGAGCTCTCGGGCGGCCAGCAACAGCGGGTCGCGCTGGGTCGAGCCATCGTCCGCGATCCAGAAGTCTTCCTGATGGACGAGCCACTCGCCAACCTCGACGCCAAACTCCGGGCGCAGATGCGGTCCGAACTCCAGAACCTGCAGGAGGACCTCGACGTGACGACGGTCTACGTCACCCACAACCAGACGGAAGCGATGACGATGGGCGACCGGATTGCGGTGCTGAACGACGGTCACCTGCAGCAAGTCGGCGAGCCCCTCGAGCTCTACCACGAGCCCGCAAACCAGTTCGTCGCGGGCTTCATCGGCGAGCCGATGATGAATTTCCTGTCCGGCCACCGGTCCGAGAGCGGGTTCGCTGGCGACTACCTCGAGTACCCCTTCGACGAACGGCTCGAGGCCGCCGTCGGCGACGTCGAGGACCTCGTGCTCGGAATCCGTCCGGAGGCGATCGACGTCCGACGGGCGGAGGATGCGGCGGCCGAACGCGGCGATCACGAGTTCTCGATGACCGTGACCGTCGCCGAAACGCACGGCAACCAGAACGTGGTGCATCTCACCCACGCCGATGCGACGGACGAACACGACGTCTTGCAGGCGGTGACCGACGGCATGCACGTCGTCGAGCCGGGCGACTCGGTCGTGGTCACGCTCGATCCGGATTCGATCCACATCTTCGACGGGACGAGCGGCGACGCGCTCCGCAACCGTCGGCTCGAAACCGAACGCGAACTGACACAGGTGTAA
- a CDS encoding zinc-binding dehydrogenase, producing MRGLAKTSRSEGAMELADRERPEPEPDEALIEVDYAGLCGSDAGIYEFESAFERMELPTVIGHEYSGRVVEVGDAVTKFAVGDRVVERPIRGCGDCYQCEIGESNVCQNSVITGVDHDGAYEPYIAVPEDALHPVPDSVEQQHAAMVEPTSIAARAVIQNSRVRAGTRVLVEGPGPIGLLTAQVARAQGGEVVVSGVGQDTEYRLPLAEELGFETLNVAGDDLDAARDELTDGIGYDVVFDTTGHPSGLPSAVDEVRKGGQIVLIGQTGETTMPYSPLVRAEIDLQCSYASKYEDFENALRLIDTGDVDAETFIDDRFSLLEPDEAFETFVEGGTCKPVFDVSVLRD from the coding sequence ATGCGCGGATTAGCCAAGACCAGTCGAAGCGAAGGAGCCATGGAACTCGCCGACCGCGAGCGGCCCGAACCGGAACCGGACGAGGCGCTGATCGAGGTCGATTATGCGGGCCTCTGTGGAAGCGATGCGGGGATCTACGAGTTCGAATCGGCGTTCGAGCGAATGGAACTGCCGACGGTCATCGGCCACGAGTATTCGGGTCGCGTCGTCGAGGTCGGCGACGCCGTGACGAAGTTCGCGGTCGGCGACCGGGTGGTCGAGCGGCCGATCCGCGGCTGTGGCGACTGCTACCAGTGCGAGATCGGCGAATCGAACGTCTGCCAGAACTCGGTCATCACGGGCGTGGACCACGACGGTGCCTACGAGCCCTACATCGCCGTCCCCGAGGACGCGCTCCACCCCGTCCCCGACAGCGTCGAACAGCAACACGCGGCGATGGTCGAACCGACCAGCATCGCTGCCCGAGCCGTCATCCAGAACTCCCGCGTACGCGCCGGCACGCGAGTCCTCGTCGAGGGGCCCGGTCCGATCGGACTCCTCACCGCCCAGGTCGCCCGCGCACAGGGCGGCGAGGTCGTCGTCAGCGGCGTCGGCCAGGACACCGAGTACCGCCTGCCCCTCGCCGAGGAACTCGGCTTCGAGACGCTCAACGTCGCCGGCGACGATCTCGACGCCGCCCGCGACGAGCTGACCGACGGCATCGGCTACGACGTCGTCTTCGATACGACGGGCCACCCGTCGGGGCTGCCGTCGGCCGTCGACGAGGTTCGGAAGGGCGGCCAGATCGTCCTCATCGGACAGACCGGCGAGACGACGATGCCCTACTCGCCGCTCGTGCGCGCGGAGATCGACCTGCAGTGTTCCTACGCGTCGAAGTACGAGGACTTCGAGAACGCGCTGCGCCTGATCGACACGGGCGACGTCGACGCCGAGACGTTCATCGACGACCGCTTTAGCCTGCTCGAGCCCGACGAAGCGTTCGAGACCTTCGTCGAGGGCGGGACCTGCAAACCCGTCTTCGACGTCTCGGTTCTGCGAGACTGA